The genomic window TGGCAGCGGGGCGTCTCTCTTTATCACAGGGAGTGGGGAGTTACCTTCCCCAGGTAAGGGGGCGGGTAGCGCCTCGAAAGGGGCCTCTGGTAACGGTGGCGGGGAATCGGGACGCTGCTGGGCAGGCAGTTCTCTTGCCGCAACCAGCAACAAACCCCAGAGCGCCACACACGGCAAAAAATAGCGAAGCGGCAAATTTTTCATCGGTCCCACTGCGGTAGATTCCCGGAAGCATGCCTATGGCTATGCCCAGGTGCAAGCAGTGTGCCCCGCCCAAACAACAGACGAATTCGCTATAAACACTTACAGCAAATAAACTTAGCAAACCTGCCCCAGGTGGCAAAACGACCACAAAGGCCAACCTATGTTGCCAGAATGCATCAATCGACTGCCGAACTTACGGCAGCTTGAGCGAGCCGGGGGTATAAAAGCGGTTGGGCGAGGGGTGATAAAAGCCAGGCGGAGGATTGGTCAACAATTTGCTGGCATGGATCAGATTCACGGTCGAGCTAAAAAAATCGATTTGCTGATTACTGACGACGGCGCCGCGGATGGTTGATTGACCCTTAAATATAATATTACCCGTGGCATAGACCAGACCTTGGATTTCGCTCGTGTAGGAATAATCCATGAGCGAATCCCAGGTTCCCTGATAAGGGGCCCCCAGGGGATTAAAATTTATCGCCAGTGAACCCTCGCTCAGGGGGGCGGCCGAGGTGTTAATATTGACATAGCCCACCACTAAGAGCGCGGGATAATTCTCGACCCCCGGCTGCCAATGGATAGAATTGCACAGGGTGACTGGATTGGGATTGAGCAGCACCAGGGTAGCGGCGATCCGCGAATTTTTAATAATCAACTTTTGTCCCTGGCAATCGATCACATAAATCCCCTGCGGATTGGTCGTTCCGCTAAACGGGTTGCTCCCGGCGGAGAGGATTTTTTTATTAATAAAAGCGCTTTGGGCGTCTATATTCAGGTCCACCAGACTGGCATTGTCAACATGATAATCTGACGTGTTGTTGGTGATGATTCGCCATTCGGCTTTTAACAGCGTCCCGGTCCAAGTGGGGGTAACAGAATGTGTCAACGTGCGCCAGATACCGGCCACGCAGGTCTGGCTGGAAGAGGCAAGCGTCTGATTTCCCGTCGTGGTTTCGATGTACAGGGCTAATTGGACTTGGCTATTCTGCGCGACGCGAATCGCCGTGGACAGGTCATAACTGCCATTTGACTCGACTTGAGTGACAACCGATTGGGCCAAGCCACTCGAGCTATTAGCCCGCCCACTGACCAAAATGGACGCGGCGCCACTGGCCGCCTGCGTGGTCGAATGAGCGAGGGTGGCGGTGCCATAGGTTGTCCAGCCAGAGATATCGGTCTCAAAGGTGGGATTGGCTAGCATTTCCACTTCGCCGATCGGCAAATCCGCATAATTGATCTCCGTCCCATTGGCCAGATAGTACGCCAGGGCATAATCCGGCTCTTGGTCGTCCGCCTGGGGAAAATAGCGAGGCCAGCGGCCATTCGTCCGCTTCAATAACTGATAACCTATTCCTTGCAACAAGGGAGCTACGGCGTTGGCGCGCAGTTGGGTGGTTCCTTCTAGGATCACCTTAGAATTCGAAAGGACCCAACTTCCCCCCGTCACTGTGGACAGATTGAGACGCATTTCCTGCTGAGAGGCAATTCCCGCCTGAATCGCGTCATAGGGCAAACGCCGCGATTCTAATTGCCGCGACACGCGTTGGGTGGCGGCGCCAAACACCCCCGTCACGGTCATTACGACCGGTTCCAGGTCATCATCCAGTAAATTGCCATCCAGCGGATCGGTTGCCGTGACGGCATACGTCCCCCCGGCCAAGGGAACCGGCGTATTCCAGGAATTTGCCGCGAGTTGGCTGCGCCAGTTGGCGTTCGCCTCGATACGTTGCAGGACCAGCTCCAACCCCGACATCGCGATCCAGCGAGCTTGGTTGATTTCTTGGTAATCACTCGCCAATCGTCGTTTGAGCCGCAACTCATACAGACCGGCCATCGCCACCGCCGACACGATAAGCGCAAATCCCAACACTAACAAATACGCCGTTCCCCGCCGGCGCGTACCCCGGCAACCCGCTGCTACACGCTTTGGCCTGGCTTGCGGAGGGATGTGAGTGAATCGGCCCATGACGGCAAATGGCTGTATTGGCTTTAAAAAAACATTAAAGTCAGATGGGGGCGGTTCAGTTTTCCAAGACCGCGCTATTGGTGGTGTAGGCCCAGGCGGGACGGGTGGCGGTGGTTTTTAGCCCCCGGACGATGGCCAACTGGCGTCCGGCATAGCGCACCGTGACTTGTATCAGCTTTAGTCCCTGGTCGGTGCCGCTGGCAAGTGTGGGATTGACCGGGTTCACCCATTGCACGGTGCAATGCCGGGTCCAACCGCTCCAACCAGTGAGCGAAACACCTGCTTTGGATTGCAGCGTGGTTTCGTTGTAGTTGTGATAATCATCGACATCGTCGTAGTTCGCCCGATTCGCCAGGGTTTCCGCTCCTTCCCGTCCAAAGGCCAGCGTATCAACGGGTTCAAAGTAGCCCAACTGGAGGATTTCCCCTAACATATCCGCGGCCAGTTGCGAGGCCCGGATTTGCTGCTCCACGGCGGTTGCGCTGCGGCGCCCCGCCCCCACATTGACCAAACTGGCCGCCACCAAAGTTCCGGTGAGCAAACTAGCCATTACCACTTCGATCAGGGACAAACCCGCGCGGTGCCGCGCGGCGGCGTCCCCCGTCGCGCGGGGGCCGGATATTTGACACAATCGTGCTTTACGCTGCCGCATGTTTCAGGCCTTCGTTTTTATAAATTTGCTAGGGGATTTCCGGGGGGCTATGCAGCGTCACCGAGCGTTCATACATGATGGACCCGGTTGTCTGTTGAATTTGGGCGGTCACCCGTACTCCCCGCAAGATTTGGCGATTCCCGGTATAATTGTTGTAGTTGCCATACACAAATAACCGGATATCCGCCAGATTGTTACGCGCTCCCCACGATCCGCCGCCGTTCGCGCTTTGCACGAACTCCAGATTGGGCGTGTCATCGGTGGAACCGGTTTGATACTCAATATGGGCGATGACGCCGCTGCCCGAGCTTGCTCCCCAGACCACGGCCAGTCGCGCCGCGGGGGCCAGTTCGGTAATTGATGAGAAGCACACCTGTCGCCATTCATAAACTTGGGGCAAGTCCGTCGACGCCAGGGTTTCTTCGGCCAGAATTGGCAGCGAGGGGAGACCCGCCGCGTCCGTCGCACAAATCCGTATAATCAGGTTTCCGCTTCCCGTGCCGCGCTTGGCCCGAAAGCGAATCCCCGTCAACTGCCAATTGGCGGTCCCCACCGCCAGCGTCGGGACAAAACTTGTCGCGCACCACTGCGTGGTCGAAATGCTAAAAGACTGGGGCGTGCGCAAGGAAGCGGTATCGTGCCTGGCCAGCAGGCTTAAATCCTGCTGGGGTGGAAGGATATTGAGCGTCTCCGTCTGGTAGGCCAGGTTAAAATTTGTGACTTGGCCGGTGAGATACTCCGCTTCTTGGCCATTGAGCGTCAAAAACAGCGTATTGTTGGGAACGCGACTGGTGCCGGACCAAGCCAGCTTGGCCCGGGCGGGGGTGTCGGTGGCATCCAGCGGCGGTAAGTCAAATTCCACGGTGCCGGGACTGGTAAGGGCAAAAGCCTGGGCCTGGGCCAAGTATTCGGTTAATACTTGCAGCGTCGCGGCCGAATCGTATTGACGCTGAAAACTCGACTGGTCGAGCGCGCGGGATTGCAGCGTAACCTTGAGGGCGGAAGCAGCCGCCACGCACAAGATGGCAAAAGCCGGCAACGCGACCACCAATTCCACCAAGGTGTGCGCGGCGCGTCTGTTGGATGGCGGGAAATGGCGCATGTTACTCCACAATTTCCAATTTGCCGGTAACCGCCCGCACCCGCACTTCCCGTTGCAGATTTCCACAGCGGACGAATACCGAGCCCGCGCTGTCCGGGATGCCCCAGCGACTATATGTCACGTTTTGATCTTCGGCGTTTGGGGTGGCATCCGCGTCAAAGGTCGCACTGGCCAGTTCACAGTTGTACGGCGGACCGGCCAGGTTGACCATGTACGTCGTACGG from Pirellulales bacterium includes these protein-coding regions:
- a CDS encoding carbohydrate binding domain-containing protein, which codes for MLGFALIVSAVAMAGLYELRLKRRLASDYQEINQARWIAMSGLELVLQRIEANANWRSQLAANSWNTPVPLAGGTYAVTATDPLDGNLLDDDLEPVVMTVTGVFGAATQRVSRQLESRRLPYDAIQAGIASQQEMRLNLSTVTGGSWVLSNSKVILEGTTQLRANAVAPLLQGIGYQLLKRTNGRWPRYFPQADDQEPDYALAYYLANGTEINYADLPIGEVEMLANPTFETDISGWTTYGTATLAHSTTQAASGAASILVSGRANSSSGLAQSVVTQVESNGSYDLSTAIRVAQNSQVQLALYIETTTGNQTLASSSQTCVAGIWRTLTHSVTPTWTGTLLKAEWRIITNNTSDYHVDNASLVDLNIDAQSAFINKKILSAGSNPFSGTTNPQGIYVIDCQGQKLIIKNSRIAATLVLLNPNPVTLCNSIHWQPGVENYPALLVVGYVNINTSAAPLSEGSLAINFNPLGAPYQGTWDSLMDYSYTSEIQGLVYATGNIIFKGQSTIRGAVVSNQQIDFFSSTVNLIHASKLLTNPPPGFYHPSPNRFYTPGSLKLP